In Streptomyces sp. HUAS ZL42, the DNA window TTCGAGGGGCAGCACTCCGAGCCCGAACACCACGCCGAGGGTGATGGCCGCGGCGGCCGCGAACGCGGCGACGACCAGCGGCGCGATCCGCGGCACCTCGGCAGCCCGCCGCCGGGCGACGTCACCGGCGTAGGCAACCACGGCGACCACCCACAGCACGGACCACCACAGCGACCGACCGGGCTCGACCAGCAGCGCCAACGCCGCGCCCACCAGCAGGAGTTGGACCAGGGCCCGAGCCGCGGCCCAGACCACCTGCCGCTCCAGGCCCAGCCGTTGCCACAGCGAGACCATCGCCGCGACCGCCACGAGCGCGAGCGAGACGGCGAGACCGCCCATGCTCACCATGTCGTTCACGGCGTCACCTCCTCCACCCGCGACGGGCGGGCGACCGGTTCGATGCCGACGCACCGGCCGTGCTCGATGTGCAGGACCCGGTCCGCGATCCGCCGTACCTGGGCCATGTCGTGGGTGACCCACAGCGCGGTCAGGCCGCCCTCCACGAGACGGCGTACGGCCTGTTCGAGCGCGTCGGTGGCGGACGCGTCCAACGCGGAGGTGGGCTCGTCCAGCAGCAGCGCCTCCGGCTGCGTGATGAGCGTGCGGGCCATGCACACCCGCTGGGCCTCGCCGCCGGACAGCTCGGTCACGTCCCGCCCCAGCCACGAGCCGTCCAGCGCGGCACCGGCCAGGGCCTTCTCCATCCCGGCCCCATCCGCGTCCGGCACGGCGGCGCGCAGGTTGTCCTCGACGCTGCCGGGGAACGGCGTGGGCCGCTGGAAGACCATGCCCACCCGTCTGCGCAGCCGCAGCGGATCGAGGCCGGCGAGGTCGTCTCCCCGGAACGACACCCGGCCCTCTGCCGGTACCTCCAGGCGGTTGCACAGCCTCAGCAGCGTGGACTTGCCGGACCCGGACGGCCCGAACACCGCGGTCACGCCCTGTCCGGGGATCTCCGCCGAGAACCCGTCCAGGGCGCGCACGCCACCGCGCTCCACCACGACCCCGTCGAAGACGAAGCCGCCGCCGTCCGGTTCCATCACGCCTCCCCGAAGCTCGCGGCCCCCCATCATATCGGTAGACGATATCGTCACCCGATATTTGGCTCGGCGGTACAGCTCCTTTGCATGCTGCCGGGGGTCGTCGGCCCGCCTACTCGGGTGCGAACAGCTGGAAGAACGTCGGGAAGGTGCCCAGGACGCCGAGCCCGAGCAGCACCAGCGCCACCGTCAGAGCACGCCCGGTCTCGTGTTCCTTGTTCCTGAGGGCGAGGTGGAGCACCGCCCAGGACACCAGCCAGACGACCACTGCCATGACGGTCTTGCCCGACAGCGGGCCGACCCGCTCGCTCCACTGCAACCAGTCCGCCACGTCCTTGCTGGCCTCCGCCAGCGTCGTGAACAGCCCCAGAGCCGCCGCACCCGCGCCGGCTGCGATGATCGCGGCCGAGATCGCCCCTTCCGGCCGGTCGCCGTCCACCGGGGTGTTCTCCGCCGTGGGGCCCGGACCGTGCCCCTCGTCGACGTGCGACGCGTGTTCCTCGTGCTGGGTCATGTCGCTCACTCCCTCTCCGTCTACTCGACCGGTGCGACCTTGGTGATGAAGGCGCCGAACGCCCCGGCGATCGCGGCGAAGGCGAAGGCGAGCACGAACAGCAACAGGGTGGTGCGCCGTACCCGCTCATGACGGATGAGCGTGTTGCCGTAATAGAGGACGATGAAGGCGACCACGGTGGCCAGGATCGGACTGATCCAGGCGATGTGTTCCTTCCACTCCATGCCGAAGTCGTGCCAGTCCGCGGTGCCCGGATCGGCCAGCAGCTGCGACTTGGGGCTGCCCGGGGTCTTCTCCCGGTACCACGGGTAGACGACCCAGGTACCGGTGATCACCGTTCCCCAGGCGGCCACCGCCATCGCCGTCACGCCGACCTTCAGCCGGCGCATCCGCTCGACGATCCCGGTGCCGGTGACCAGCGCCGCCCGTAGCCCGTAGAGGTCGGCCAGCCCGCCGGCGAACGCCAGCAGGAACACCACCCCCAGGACCATGCCGTGGATCAGCCCCCACACCTCGCGGTTCGTGAAGCTCATCCCCCACCTCCCTGTGGGTTTCCTGTGTGTTCGACTGGCCGAAAAGATAGGACCCGGTACCGGCGTGGAATATGGGCCGAACAGCCCCTCCATGACCGCAAGCCGCACCCGACGCTTCCCGACAGCCGGTACAGCCCCGCCGCCAGGAGGAACGCCATGGCGGACGGCGGGTTGCCCGCCTTCCGGGTCCGTGAGGTGCCGTTCGTCGAACGGGCGCTCAGGTGTCACCTGTTGGTGGCGTCGCTCATCGACTGCTGCCGTACGTGACCTTGATCGAGTCGTCGATGTAGGCGCCCTTGGCAGGCAGCGACGGGTGGGCGGCGGCACCGACGTTCCCGCTCATGAAGCGACCGTGACATTTGATGACGAGGGGGACGTCGTCAGGCGCTGCGGGCGGGCGGAAGGGGCTGTCTGCTCAAGGACCTGCCGGCCGAGGAACTCGCGCACGCAATCCGCCCGGCGCACGCGGGAGTCACCCAGCTCGACTCCTCGGTGGTCGGCCGCCCCGCCGCCCGCTCCGGCCGCAGCGACAGCCGTCGCCCTCGGCCCACGCGAGATCGATCACGTCAAAGCGGTTCCGCAACCCTTTCCTCACAGGGCTTCCACAGAGTACGTTCCCCTGGCTGCCCCCCGTGCCTTCTTCACTCTCAGACCAAGGAGAGCCATGGGAAGAGCCATGGGCAGAGCGAGGCTCCGCGTACGCATCGTGGGCTGTCTCGCCGCCGTTGGACTCGTCGCCGGTGCGTTCGCCGGTGTCGCCCACGCACATGACGGTGTCTCCGCCGACGACGGCGGTATCGACAACGCCGGGGCCACACACGATCACCACAGCCAACAGCACGGTGGTGACGAGGGCCATCTCCCCGCCGGAAGCGAGAACGTCCGGCTCGTCAGCAAACTCGGCCTGAAGAACGTCGAACCCGAGAAGATCGCCGACGTCGGCGTCTTCAAGGGGTATTCCTACCTCGCCGCCTGGGGCGGCGCCACCTGCAAGTACAACGGCGTGCACGTGGTGGACATCCGCAAGCCCGCCACGCCCAAGGAGGTCGCCTTCATCCAGGCGAAGGAGGGCAGTTACCCCGGCGAGGGCATCCAGGCCCTGCACATCGACACTCCGTACTTCAACGGCGATTTGCTGGTCAGCAACAACGAGAAGTGCAAGGAGAACGCCGGCTTCGGCGGAATGAACCTCTACGACGTGACCGACCCGGCGCATCCGACCCCGCTCGCCGAGGGCGTCGGCGACCACACGGTCATGGGCCAGGGAAAGAAGGACGCCAACGACATCCACAGCGTCTTCGCCTGGGACGCGGGCGACAAGGCGTACGCGGTGATCGTCGACAACGAAGAGGGCCCGGACGTCGACATCGTCGACATCACCAACCCCAAGAAGGCCAAGGTCATCGCCGAGTACGACCTCGACGAAACCTTCCCGCAGATCGTCCAGGACGCCCCGGCCAACCTCAGCGAGATCTTCCTGCACGACATGGTCGTCAAGGAGATCGGCGGTCGGCAGATCATGCTCGCCTCCTACTGGGACGGCGGGTACGTCACCCTCGACGTGACCGACCCGACCAAGGCCGCCTACCTCGGCGACAGCGACTTCGCCGCGCTCGACCCCGAGGCGCTGGAGAGCGGATTCCGGGTGGCGCCCGAAGGCAACGCCCACCAGGCGGAGTTCACGGGCGACAACAAGTACATCGTCGGCGCCGACGAGGACTTCGGGCCGTACGCGCTCAGCGCCCGCAACCTCACCGACGACACCGCACTCACGGCGAGCCAGGGCAGCAACACCAAGCGCCTGGAGGAGGGCCAGACCATCACGGGCGACTCCGTGTTCGTGGGCCGTGCCTGCCCGGGTGACCCGGCGGTTCCCGCCGGTGACCCGAACGCCGTGGACATCGCCGTCGTCGAGCGCGGCGTGTGTACCTTCACGGAGAAGGTCGCAGGCGTCATCGCCGCGGGCGGCTACGACGCCGTGCTCGTCTTCAACCGCACCGGCACGGACGCCTGCGACCAGACGCTCGGCATGAGCGTCGAGGGCGACATCCCGACGTTCGGCGTCGCTCCGCGCGGCCAGGGCTTCGCCATCTTCGGACAGCCCTACGACGACGCGGCCTGCATGGCTGGAACCGGTCCGGCGCAACTGCCCGTGCCGCTCGGCACCAAGGGCGACCGGCTGACCTTCTCCTCGTACTTCGACGGCTGGGGCTACGCGCACCTCTACCGCAACGAGAGCGGCAAGTTCACCGAGTTGGACACGTACGCGGTTCCCGAGGCGCACGACCCGGCCCACGCGACCGGATTCGGTGACCTGTCCATCCACGAGGTGGCCGCCTCCGAGAAGCGGAGCGACCTGCTCTACTTCTCGTACTACGCGGCCGGTCTGCGGGTCGCGAAGATCGTCGACGACGAGATCGTCGAGGTTGGTCACTACATCGACGCAGGCGGCAACAACTTCTGGGGCGCCCAGGTCTTCGAGTCCGGCGGCAAGGAGTACGTCGCCGCCTCCGACCGCGACCACGGGCTCTACATCTTCGAGTACACCGGAGGACTGTGAGCAGCAGGCACGGTCCGGAACGGGGCCGCTGACAGCGGGTCCGGAACGGGACCACTGACAACGCGGGGCCGCACCGATGAGGGTGCGGCCCCGCATGTCGCGCTGTGACCACCTTGAGAACGAGAACTCAGTCGCGTACGGGGTCTGCGGGCCGCCGTGGCTGGACCGGGCCATGCGGGCTCGTCGTTGTGCTGCTCAGCACGCTCGGCCGCGCCCCATCCCGTCCGGACGCGCTTCGGTCGCCGTGCATCCCGTACCGCTCTGCCGGCTTCCGCTCTCCCTGGTCGCCACCTTCGCCAGATGTCGGCGTGGCGGAAACACGCAAACCGCGCAAGGTCACGGATGGAGGCATGGCTCTCAGCTCCCTTGGCCGACGACGAGGCCAGGGCGCACGGCGCTGCAGTCACGCTGCATGCCGGTGCGCGGGCGAGCCCACCACAAGCCCGTGCGCGGCCACTCGGCCATCCCCAGGGACCTTCGGGCCCTGTCCGCCGGGACCCGCGCGGCGCTGCATGGAGTCATGAGGAACCCACGAAGCACGCCACATCCACGAGTCACGCCACCGCGGATCGCGGGGCCCGAGGGCCGCCGCGCGG includes these proteins:
- a CDS encoding phosphate ABC transporter ATP-binding protein — protein: MEPDGGGFVFDGVVVERGGVRALDGFSAEIPGQGVTAVFGPSGSGKSTLLRLCNRLEVPAEGRVSFRGDDLAGLDPLRLRRRVGMVFQRPTPFPGSVEDNLRAAVPDADGAGMEKALAGAALDGSWLGRDVTELSGGEAQRVCMARTLITQPEALLLDEPTSALDASATDALEQAVRRLVEGGLTALWVTHDMAQVRRIADRVLHIEHGRCVGIEPVARPSRVEEVTP
- a CDS encoding PA domain-containing protein → MGRAMGRARLRVRIVGCLAAVGLVAGAFAGVAHAHDGVSADDGGIDNAGATHDHHSQQHGGDEGHLPAGSENVRLVSKLGLKNVEPEKIADVGVFKGYSYLAAWGGATCKYNGVHVVDIRKPATPKEVAFIQAKEGSYPGEGIQALHIDTPYFNGDLLVSNNEKCKENAGFGGMNLYDVTDPAHPTPLAEGVGDHTVMGQGKKDANDIHSVFAWDAGDKAYAVIVDNEEGPDVDIVDITNPKKAKVIAEYDLDETFPQIVQDAPANLSEIFLHDMVVKEIGGRQIMLASYWDGGYVTLDVTDPTKAAYLGDSDFAALDPEALESGFRVAPEGNAHQAEFTGDNKYIVGADEDFGPYALSARNLTDDTALTASQGSNTKRLEEGQTITGDSVFVGRACPGDPAVPAGDPNAVDIAVVERGVCTFTEKVAGVIAAGGYDAVLVFNRTGTDACDQTLGMSVEGDIPTFGVAPRGQGFAIFGQPYDDAACMAGTGPAQLPVPLGTKGDRLTFSSYFDGWGYAHLYRNESGKFTELDTYAVPEAHDPAHATGFGDLSIHEVAASEKRSDLLYFSYYAAGLRVAKIVDDEIVEVGHYIDAGGNNFWGAQVFESGGKEYVAASDRDHGLYIFEYTGGL